From a single Populus trichocarpa isolate Nisqually-1 chromosome 17, P.trichocarpa_v4.1, whole genome shotgun sequence genomic region:
- the LOC112324793 gene encoding uncharacterized protein LOC112324793, with the protein MASVSVVRNCLDQFRVPSCLSPNPDKSIMFLCCVAPDTKMQLLGVLGYREGKLLVRYLGVPLITSKLSYADRLQLLNSILFAIQVYLSCLFIPPKVVMEKITSLLRSFLWKGIDLSYGNAKVAWDTIYWPKKEGVWVSKILKYETGHWRKILGLHGVVPKFIYFRVEDGHSFSLWFDNWHLLGPLVEFFGDRIIIDSGLGRDARLSFTIAG; encoded by the exons ATGGCCTCGGTTTCTGTGGTTAGGAATTGTCTTGATCAATTTCGGGTTCCTTCATGTTTATCACCGAACCCTGATAAGAGTATTATGTTCTTGTGTTGTGTTGCTCCAGATACAAAAATGCAGCTTCTCGGTGTTCTCGGGTACAGGGAAGGAAAACTATTGGTTAGGTATCTTGGTGTTCCTCTTATTACTTCAAAGCTTTCTTATGCGGATAGACTTCAACTTCTCAATTCCATCCTCTTCGCTATTCAGGTGTATTTGTCTTGTCTCTTTATTCCTCCTAAGGTTGTTATGGAGAAAATAACCTCTTTACTAAGGTCTTTCCTATGGAAGGGTATTGATCTTTCTTATGGTAATGCAAAAGTTGCTTGGGATACTATCTATTGGCCTAAAAAGGAGGGGGTTTGGGTGTCAAAAATCTTGAAGTATGAAACCGGGCA CTGGAGAAAGATTCTCGGTCTGCATGGTGTGGTTCCGAAATTTATCTACTTTCGTGTTGAAGATGGGCATTCTttctctctatggtttgataattggcatctgTTGGGCCCCTTGGTGGAGTTCTTTGGGGATAGGATTATTATTGATTCTGGCTTAGGAAGGGATGCGCGTCTGAGTTTTACTATTGCTGGTTAG